The following proteins are co-located in the Merismopedia glauca CCAP 1448/3 genome:
- a CDS encoding CO2 hydration protein: protein MVATTTPSTKIPPSTHEFADIIHRLEAGGSMLPDTPENLMQIIGIYKAYAVPMDFYWRDLLYIAEQVFLEPFNFFKYFISQEYLDRHNHYAGDDADLRIWRGEATAHPELLEFMEKGETRKLPKIIHHLWHDRINMEFAEACMQAMLWHRHMYAPYNKFDSYLDTEEYKANCDRAIKAYFKGNPLMLGLYKLFPDMFIEQVRQLSYYSNLGLFWEVMAPVFFEMSDIYDEGGFKGVPDAMNFLVNGIFAVAGRPIYHHVYIRGECYEIIPKSKGFTWLYEAALPYVEAVFYRTAPFRGTKSYNAQAKQVPDDQKDFHYGILYADVFPVGSAGIPPTLLMQDMLHFLPPYLVEYYQQYCRGDDDMLIQLGITFQRSMYNVTSAVIQALRAALLYPLDDPNPKHLLANRQFFESQMDRFKRPEARLRDIQNPDYR from the coding sequence ATGGTAGCAACTACAACACCTTCGACTAAGATTCCCCCTTCAACCCACGAATTTGCTGATATTATTCATCGTTTGGAAGCTGGGGGTTCGATGCTTCCCGATACGCCAGAAAACTTGATGCAGATAATTGGGATATACAAAGCTTACGCCGTACCAATGGATTTTTACTGGCGGGATTTGCTGTATATCGCCGAACAAGTGTTTCTGGAACCGTTTAACTTCTTTAAATACTTCATCTCTCAAGAATACTTAGACAGACACAACCACTATGCGGGAGACGACGCAGATTTAAGGATTTGGCGCGGGGAAGCCACGGCGCATCCCGAACTGTTAGAGTTTATGGAAAAGGGAGAAACCCGCAAGTTACCCAAGATTATCCATCACCTGTGGCACGATCGCATTAACATGGAATTTGCCGAAGCCTGTATGCAAGCTATGTTATGGCATAGGCATATGTATGCGCCATACAATAAGTTTGATAGTTACTTGGATACGGAAGAGTATAAAGCGAATTGCGATCGCGCCATCAAAGCCTACTTTAAAGGCAATCCTTTAATGCTGGGATTGTACAAACTCTTCCCAGATATGTTTATCGAACAAGTGCGCCAACTATCCTATTATTCCAACCTGGGTTTATTTTGGGAAGTGATGGCACCAGTCTTCTTTGAAATGTCTGACATCTACGATGAAGGTGGATTCAAAGGAGTTCCCGATGCGATGAATTTCCTGGTTAATGGTATCTTTGCAGTAGCTGGTCGTCCGATCTATCATCATGTATATATTCGGGGTGAATGCTATGAAATTATCCCCAAATCCAAAGGTTTCACTTGGTTGTATGAAGCTGCTTTACCCTATGTAGAAGCAGTCTTTTATCGCACCGCACCTTTTAGAGGAACTAAATCTTACAACGCGCAAGCCAAACAAGTTCCAGACGATCAAAAAGATTTCCACTACGGTATTTTATACGCTGATGTCTTCCCTGTGGGTAGTGCGGGGATTCCTCCCACTTTGTTGATGCAAGATATGCTGCACTTTTTACCCCCGTATCTAGTGGAATATTATCAACAATACTGTCGCGGAGATGATGATATGTTGATTCAACTCGGAATCACATTTCAGCGATCGATGTACAATGTTACTTCTGCGGTAATTCAAGCTTTGCGCGCTGCGTTACTTTATCCGTTAGACGATCCCAATCCCAAACATTTGTTAGCCAATCGTCAGTTTTTTGAAAGCCAAATGGATAGGTTTAAACGCCCTGAAGCTAGGTTGCGAGATATCCAAAACCCTGATTATCGGTAG